In Planococcus sp. MB-3u-03, the DNA window TTGCAGGCAGGAAAAGTCATTATTTTGGTAGATGACGAATCAAGGGAAAACGAAGGCGATTTTGTTTGCCTCGCAGAACATGCGACACCTGAAAACATCAATTTCATGGCAACGCACGGCCGGGGGCTCATCTGCACGCCTGTCTCGCCCGACATCGCCCTGCGGCTGAAACTCGACCAAATGGTCAGCCACAATACCGACCACCACGAAACGGCGTTTACCGTCAGCATCGACCATAAAGATGCCAAGACGGGCATCAGTGCCTTTGAACGGTCGGACACCATCTTGCAGATGCTCGATACGAAAGCCGTGCCGCAGGACTTCAAGCGGCCGGGGCACGTCTTCCCGCTTGTCGCGAAACTAGGCGGCGTATTCCAGCGCCAAGGCCATACGGAGGCGTCAGTCGATTTGGCGCGTCTCAGCGGAAGCGAACCCGCAGCGGTCATTTGTGAAATCATGAACCCTGACGGCACGATGTCGCGCATGCCGGACTTGGAAAAGTTGGCGGAGCAGTTCGATATAAAAATCATCACGATCGAGGATCTGTATGCCTATCGTGCAGAGAAAGACCCGCTCATCACGCGGGAATCGAGTGTCCACATGCCGACCGATTTCGGCGAGTTCCGGATGGTAGGCTATTCCAACCGGCTGGATACAGAAGAGCATGTCGCCATCGTCAAAGGCAATCCGGAATTGGAGGAAGCGCCGATCGTGCGCATTCATTCAGAATGTTTGACCGGTGATATTTTCCACTCGCGCCGCTGCGATTGCGGGGCCCAACTTTCCAAATCGCTTGAATTGATCGAACAGGCAGGTGCCGGCATCGTCCTTTATATGCGGCAGGAAGGGCGCGGCATCGGCTTGTTGAACAAGCTAAAAGCGTATGAACTGCAAGAGCAGGGCTTGGATACGGTCGAAGCGAATGAACAGCTGGGCTTCCCGGCAGAAATGCGCGATTATACTTTATGCGCTTTGATGTTGAAGGATTTGGGCGTGTCGCGCGTCAGGTTGCTGACGAACAATCCAGCCAAGACAGACGCGCTCATCGAATACGGCATTAAAGTGGAAGAGCGGCTGGCGCTGGTCATCCCGCCGACTGAAGACAACACGCAATACATGAAAACGAAAAAACAACGGATGCATCATCTAATCGACTAAGGAGTGTTCATAATGGAAACAGTTTACGAAGCAAATTTGATCGGATCGGATTTAAAAATAGGGATCGTTACAGGCAGATTCAATGACTTTATCACGTCTCGCCTGCTGGACGGCGCAGTCGATGGCTTGGTGCGCCATGGCGTAAATAAGGAAAACATCGACACTGCTTGGGTGCCGGGGGCATTTGAATTGCCGCTGGTCGCGAAGAAAATGGCGGAAACGAAAAAATACGATGCCGTCATCGCACTTGGCACCGTGATCCGCGGTTCGACAACGCATTACGATTATGTCTGCAGCGAAGCGGCGAAAGGCATTGCACAAGCCGGCATGTCGACAGGCGTTCCAGTCATTTTCGGCGTGTTGACGACGGAGACGATCGAACAGGCGATTGAACGCGCTGGCACGAAAGCCGGAAACAAAGGCTACGAAGCGGCGGTTTCTGCAGTTGAAATGGGTAATTTGATGAAAGCATTCGACTGATCAAAAAAAGAGCTGAGACAGGTTTTTGATTGAAGGAATGGGACCAGGTATTTTCTGGTCATCAATCATTTCATACGAGTGAATAAATAAAATGAGCATGCATTCTTTTATGAATGCATGCTCATTTTTTGGTGGCATTTATCTTGATACAACAACATATTGTTGAAATTTCAGCTTATAATGCTTTGAGTTCAAAAGATATTTTAATTGAAGTTTATTATAATAATACATTGACAATTAACAGAATTTTTAGAATAATGAAAAAAGAAACCATCTATTATCCTTAAAATGGAAAGGGAGGGGGAAAGGCGAATCATCACCTATGATAGGCCGTCCGTAGGCGTATTTGTTAGCGTTTTCAAAGAAGGAGTGAGTCGATGATCTGGGTTCTTACATTGAGCCTTATCACCATCGTGTCCGTAGTAGCAGGGTTAAGGAAGCGGAAGGTTGTTTATTTTTTCCTTCCATTTGCATCGATTTTTGCATTCATGCTCGTCAAAGTCATTATGGTGCCACTCCCATTCCTGGATACGGTCCGTTTCATTTTCCAGTTGAGGGGGTGAACTTCGCAATAGAGGAATTCGGCTTGTAAACCGACAAAGGGGTGGGTAATTTGAGGAAGATCGATAAAAAACAAGCAGATGCGTATTTCCGGACTCGTACCACGTTGGTCACCATCTATTTATTGATCGGGTTTTCGGCATCTTTCGGGGTCGTCATGTTCGCGGAGGAATTGTCGGGCTTCAACGTCAATGGAATGCCTTTCCATTATTTCATGGGAGCGCAAGGGGCAGTGTTGACCTTCATCATCTTGCTGTTCGTTAACGCAATCATCAACGACCGGATCGACAAGAAATTCGGCTTGGACCAAGACCTGGAAGACAAGAAATAACATAGCGCTTCCACCTAAATAAGAGCGATGGATAAAATTGCATAATTGACAAGGGGGAGAAGCAGTGGATTCACAATTTCTCGTATCACTTGTATTGATCCTGGCCACATTCGGCTTGTATATCGGCATCGCCGTCTACAATATGGCCAGGCAAACATCAGACTTTTATGTAGCCGGGCGCAATGTTCCTGCCGTGTTCAACGGGATGGCGATCGGTGCCGACTGGATGAGCGCCGCGTCATTCATCGGGATGGCCGGGACGGTCATGTTGCTCGGATATGACGGCCTTGCCTATATCATGGGCTGGACAGGCGGATATTTACTTTTGACTTTCCTATTGGCGCCGCAGCTCCGGAAATCCGGGCGCTACACGGTACCGGAATTTATCGGCGACCGCTATAGCAGCAGCAGCGCGCGCTTGATCGCGGCCGTTGCCACCATCATCATCAGCTTTACATATTCGATTGGGCAGCTCTCAGGTTCCGGTGTCGTCATCGGCCGGCTTTTGGAAGTGCCTACAGCCGTCGGGACGATCATCGGTGTCGTATTGATCGCTTTCTACTCGGCGCTTGGCGGGATGAAAGGGATTACGTGGACGCAGGTGGCACAATACCTGGTCTTGATCATCGCCTATTTGATCCCTGTTATTTTCATGTCACTGCAATTGACGAGCAACCCGATTCCGTGGCTGTCATACGGGCAGATCGTCGGGGAACTCCAGCAGCTCGATCAGCAGCTCGGGGTTTCTGAATACGTCGTGCCATTTACAGAAGCGACCAAATGGCAATTTCTTGCACTCATGTTTACATTGATGGCCGGGACAGCCGGCTTGCCTCACGTTATCGTGCGCTTCTATACGGTTTCTACAATGAAAGCAGCCCGTTGGAGCGGCGCATGGGCGTTATTGTTCATCGGTTTGCTTTACTTGTCTGCACCAGCGTACGCGGCATTTTCACGTTTTATCCTGATGACTCAAGTGGCCGGCTCTTCGATCGCCGATCTTCCGGCTTGGACAACTTCTTGGGTCAACACCGGCTCATTGTCGGTAGCTGATACAAATGGCGATGGCATCCTGCAATGGGAAGAAATCGTCATCAGCAATGATATCGTGGTCATGGCAACGCCTGAAATCGCCAATCTCGGCGTCTTTGTTGTCGGCTTGATGGCTGCCGGCGCAATGGCCGCGGCACTTTCAACAGCTGGCGGGCTGATGATCGCCATTTCAGCCGCTTTGTCACAAGATATCTATTATCGTTCAATCAACCCGAAAGCGACGGAAAGCCAGCGCTTGCTTGTCGGCCGTTCATCGATCATCATCGCGACTGTCGCAGCCGGCATCGTGGCACTGAATCCGCCGGGCGCGATCACGCAGATCGTAGCATGGGCATTTGCGCTTGCATCCGGCACCTTCTTCCCGGCGCTGATTCTCGGCGTATGGTGGAGACGGGCAAATGGGCCGGGCGTTATTGCCGGCATGCTGGTCGGTTTGACGGTAACCTTGACTTATATTTTCGCTGCTAAATTCGGCGGCTTTACGATTCTCGGCATTATCGATACAGGTGCCGGAGTCTTCGGGGCAACCGCGGCGATTCTTACGATCATCATCGTTTCACTGGCGACGAAGCCGCCATCGAAAGAAACGCAAGAAGAAGTTCTGGACTTGCGCTATCCAGAAGGCATGACATATAAAGACGGTGAAGTATGGCGCACCGACCCGGTCGAAACAAAACGTCCGGAGCATTGAAAAAAGAGCGGAAGCCTAGGCTTCCGCTCTTTTTCTATGTCTATCTTATGTGTGTGTGTCTTTATTCTTTGCGGAAAACCCAAGCGCGCTGAGCCACGAAGCCGAAGATGAACAGCACGGTATCGACCATCACTTTCAAGATCACTTCTCCGCGCCCGAGCCATTCCGCATACAAGAAGTGGACCGATGCGGCGGAAACGCCCATGATGAAGGCGGCCAATATGTAATAGCGCAGCAAGGATCGTTTGGAGCCCTGCTTAAAGACTTTATTGCGGTTGACGTAGTAATTGAATAGGGAAGA includes these proteins:
- a CDS encoding bifunctional 3,4-dihydroxy-2-butanone-4-phosphate synthase/GTP cyclohydrolase II; this encodes MLNTIEEAVKDLQAGKVIILVDDESRENEGDFVCLAEHATPENINFMATHGRGLICTPVSPDIALRLKLDQMVSHNTDHHETAFTVSIDHKDAKTGISAFERSDTILQMLDTKAVPQDFKRPGHVFPLVAKLGGVFQRQGHTEASVDLARLSGSEPAAVICEIMNPDGTMSRMPDLEKLAEQFDIKIITIEDLYAYRAEKDPLITRESSVHMPTDFGEFRMVGYSNRLDTEEHVAIVKGNPELEEAPIVRIHSECLTGDIFHSRRCDCGAQLSKSLELIEQAGAGIVLYMRQEGRGIGLLNKLKAYELQEQGLDTVEANEQLGFPAEMRDYTLCALMLKDLGVSRVRLLTNNPAKTDALIEYGIKVEERLALVIPPTEDNTQYMKTKKQRMHHLID
- the ribH gene encoding 6,7-dimethyl-8-ribityllumazine synthase — its product is METVYEANLIGSDLKIGIVTGRFNDFITSRLLDGAVDGLVRHGVNKENIDTAWVPGAFELPLVAKKMAETKKYDAVIALGTVIRGSTTHYDYVCSEAAKGIAQAGMSTGVPVIFGVLTTETIEQAIERAGTKAGNKGYEAAVSAVEMGNLMKAFD
- a CDS encoding DUF4212 domain-containing protein, encoding MRKIDKKQADAYFRTRTTLVTIYLLIGFSASFGVVMFAEELSGFNVNGMPFHYFMGAQGAVLTFIILLFVNAIINDRIDKKFGLDQDLEDKK
- a CDS encoding sodium:solute symporter family protein codes for the protein MDSQFLVSLVLILATFGLYIGIAVYNMARQTSDFYVAGRNVPAVFNGMAIGADWMSAASFIGMAGTVMLLGYDGLAYIMGWTGGYLLLTFLLAPQLRKSGRYTVPEFIGDRYSSSSARLIAAVATIIISFTYSIGQLSGSGVVIGRLLEVPTAVGTIIGVVLIAFYSALGGMKGITWTQVAQYLVLIIAYLIPVIFMSLQLTSNPIPWLSYGQIVGELQQLDQQLGVSEYVVPFTEATKWQFLALMFTLMAGTAGLPHVIVRFYTVSTMKAARWSGAWALLFIGLLYLSAPAYAAFSRFILMTQVAGSSIADLPAWTTSWVNTGSLSVADTNGDGILQWEEIVISNDIVVMATPEIANLGVFVVGLMAAGAMAAALSTAGGLMIAISAALSQDIYYRSINPKATESQRLLVGRSSIIIATVAAGIVALNPPGAITQIVAWAFALASGTFFPALILGVWWRRANGPGVIAGMLVGLTVTLTYIFAAKFGGFTILGIIDTGAGVFGATAAILTIIIVSLATKPPSKETQEEVLDLRYPEGMTYKDGEVWRTDPVETKRPEH